One genomic window of Quercus lobata isolate SW786 chromosome 9, ValleyOak3.0 Primary Assembly, whole genome shotgun sequence includes the following:
- the LOC115961287 gene encoding uncharacterized protein LOC115961287 — MYNGRMDLVEHVNHFNQRMVVHSKNEALMCMVFPSSLGPVAMRWFDGLEEGSISSFQELTRAFRARFVTCSRVPCPLDFLLSMVMREGETLKMYLDRYWEMFNKIDVNFDDVAIRTFKVSLLAEHDLRKFLTRKLAKSIRQLMDRIDEYKRVEEDQ; from the coding sequence ATGTATAATGGTAGGATGGACCTGGTGGAACATGTTAACCATTTCAACCAAAGAATGGTTGTCCACTCAAAGAATGAAGCCTTAATGTGTATGGTATTCCCATCTAGCTTGGGGCcagtggcgatgagatggtttgacggATTGGAGGAAGGATCAATTAGCTCTTTTCAAGAGCTTACTAGGGCTTTTAGGGCTCGATTTGTTACATGTAGCAGGGTTCCTTGTCCTTTGGATTTCTTGCTGTCTATGGTCATGCgagagggagagactctgaagaTGTACTTagataggtattgggagatgttcaataaaatagatgtaaattttgatgATGTAGCAATAAGGACATTTAAGGTCAGCCTACTTGCTGAGCATGATTTAAGGAAGTTTTTGACAAGGAAGCTTGCTAAAAGCATACGACAGCTCATGGATCGAATTGATGAATATAAACGGGTTGAGGAGGACCAATAA